A single Nomia melanderi isolate GNS246 chromosome 13, iyNomMela1, whole genome shotgun sequence DNA region contains:
- the LOC116432283 gene encoding odorant receptor 4-like, which produces MTMVEMTLTTTQVAISYTTFETLLLIINSYLSTQFRISGYRLCCIWKENDGNINSVDYTNKCHARMKKWIRQHQTLIEFTNGIERIFRIHIFLYVLLVSMLMCLGAYQIFFIESVATRKIIFIVFTIGSVGQVILFSYSCGSLITDSEEITLSAYATSLFSAPMDKSGRLLRKDLQIIMLRTQKPCYLTACGFFPISLETSTKLLSTAVSCFTLLRESASADEKGI; this is translated from the exons ATGACGATGGTAGAAATG ACGTTAACCACAACTCAAGTCGCCATATCATACACCACCTTTGAAACATTGTTGCTTATAATCAATTCATACTTGAGTACTCAATTTCGCATATCTGGGTACAGATTGTGCTGTATATGGAAAGAGAACGACGGAAACATTAATTCTGTTGATTACACAAACAAGTGTCACGCGCGTATGAAGAAATGGATTCGACAGCATCAGACGCTCATCGAGTTCACTAACGGGATCGAGCGTATATTCCGAATTCATATCTTCTTGTATGTGTTGCTTGTCAGCATGTTAATGTGTCTGGGCGCGTATCAAATATTCTTT ATAGAATCAGTTGCcactagaaaaataattttcatagttttcaCTATCGGTAGTGTCGGGCAAGTGATATTATTCAGTTACTCGTGTGGTAGTTTGATAACCGATAGCGAAGAAATTACACTGTCAGCGTATGCGACATCGTTATTCTCGGCTCCGATGGACAAATCTGGCAGGTTATTGCGAAAGGATTTGCAAATAATAATGTTGAGGACACAGAAACCCTGTTACCTGACTGCCTGCGGATTCTTTCCTATATCCTTAGAAACATCGACCAAG CTTCTCAGTACCGCGGTATCTTGCTTCACTTTATTAAGGGAATCCGCAAGTGCAGATGAAAAAGGCATTTAa
- the LOC116432273 gene encoding uncharacterized protein LOC116432273 encodes MITNETDDVSFALTAFFMKITGVWVSADRDEQRRRNVTLVYSVGMLLFAVYVQTTDFYYSKGDFGDLLYTMCNILSVAMSLMKILVLLVHKKDFFNLILYLQQRFLNSQSEYDPYEKSIMKTCKRSCAFFIVLFAVFTHATVVSYVIGAVLENIGRNESDRILPFKMWIDFPISLTPYYEITFIIETLSLYQIGVCYFCFDNFLFIMNLHAVTQFRILQHRLANMENLNEEEYDRKKCQSPFTKKSYVTLKSYIQQHQSLIAYCQKLEKVFSMIALGQVLILSLLICCDGCQVLMADAHSEKRFIFVFHLAGCLGQLLMFTYSCDGIMHASQNVARGAYETPWQNLTMDKYGNRMRKDIVFVIARSRVPCCLTAQGFFEVSLGTYTSVLNTAVSYFTLLKHTMERDLSSYSKFRMITNETDDVSFALTAFFMKVSGFWISSDRNEQRRMNITLGYTISLILFAVYVILIDMYHVRSDLSDLLYALTNFLTLMMCVMKMFIMLAQKKEFFKLVIYLQRKFLALQTNCDPYEKSIIQSCKRSCAICVILFTLFTHLTIVCYLGAPLIVNIGKNESDRILPFTMWFNIPMSLTPYYEIAFIIEVLAVYQLGLCYFCFDNFLFMMNIHTTTQFRILRHRLTNIENTSEEEHDQKGRLSSSTEKCYVTFKGYVQQHQALIKFCENLEEAYNLVVLGQMLIFSLLICLDGCQVLLIDTSNGKRFIFVFHLVSCVGQLLMFTYSCDGLIHESVNVGAGAYESLWPCLTMDKYGTTMRKDLLFVLARSKVPCCLTARGFCVVSLGTYTSVLSTAVSYFTLLRSTLEDTDAIALRLVDNGGARQYAYSTFHNFSQDRDLKFFYALKSEYNCSTLLLTRVYL; translated from the exons atgatTACAAACGAGACCGATGACGTTTCTTTCGCGTTGACGGCCTTTTTCATGAAGATCACTGGCGTCTGGGTGTCCGCCGACCGCGACGAGCAACGCCGGAGGAACGTCACCTTGGTTTACTCAGTTGGTATGCTCTTGTTCGCTGTCTACGTGCAGACCACCGACTTTTATTACTCGAAAGGTGATTTCGGT GATCTTCTATACACAATGTGTAACATACTATCCGTCGCCATGTCATTAATGAAAATACTTGTCCTGCTTGTGCATAAGAaggatttctttaatttaatcttATACTTGCAACAAAGGTTTTTGAACTCACAATCAGAATACGACCCTTACGAAAAATCGATCATGAAGACATGTAAACGTTCTTGTGCGTTCTTTATTGTTCTTTTTGCAGTGTTTACACACGCGACAGTAGTTAGCTATGTTATAGGCGCTGTATTAG aaaatattggaagaaaCGAATCAGACAGGATACTTCCTTTTAAGATGTGGATTGATTTTCCAATATCTCTAACGCCATACTACGAGATAACTTTTATTATAGAG ACGTTATCGCTGTATCAAATCGGTGTGTGTTATTTTTGCTTCGATAATTTCCTGTTCATCATGAACCTCCACGCGGTTACACAATTCCGTATACTACAGCACAGACTGGCAAACATGGAGAATCTGAATGAGGAAGAATATGATCGGAAGAAGTGCCAATCACCTTTTACAAAAAAATCTTATGTTACATTGAAAAGTTACATTCAACAACACCAGTCATTAATTGCTTACTGCCAGAAGCTGGAAAAAGTATTTAGCATGATCGCGTTAGGGCAAGTTCTTATTCTCAGTCTGTTAATTTGCTGTGATGGATGTCAAGTGCTTATG GCAGATGCACACAGTgagaaacgtttcatttttgTGTTCCACTTGGCCGGCTGCTTAGGCCAACTGTTGATGTTCACCTACAGTTGCGACGGTATAATGCACGCAAGCCAGAACGTGGCGAGAGGAGCATACGAAACACCATGGCAAAATCTCACCATGGATAAGTATGGAAACAGGATGCGGAAGGATATAGTGTTTGTCATCGCTAGATCCAGAGTACCTTGCTGCTTAACAGCCCAAGGGTTCTTTGAAGTCTCTTTGGGAACATACACTAGT GTTCTGAATACGGCGGTCTCGTATTTTACACTGTTGAAACACACCATGGAAA GAGAT TTGTCTAGTTATTCGAAATTCAGGATGATTACAAACGAGACTGATGACGTTTCATTCGCGTTGACAGCCTTCTTCATGAAAGTTTCCGGCTTTTGGATATCTTCAGATCGTAATGAACAACGGCGAATGAATATTACGTTGGGTTACACTATTTCTTTGATCCTATTTGCTGTCTATGTGATACTGATAGATATGTATCACGTGAGAAGTGATCTCAGT GATCTTCTATACGCGTTGACAAATTTTCTGACTCTGATGATGTGTGTAATGAAAATGTTCATCATGCTTGCTCAGAAGAAGGAATTCTTTAAATTAGTTATATATTTGCAACGAAAGTTTTTGGCTTTACAAACAAATTGCGACCCGTACGAGAAATCAATCATTCAATCATGCAAACGTTCCTGCGCGATCTGCGTTATTCTTTTCACTCTGTTCACACATTTGACGATAGTTTGCTACCTTGGAGCCCCTTTAATAG TTAACATTGGAAAAAACGAATCAGACAGGATACTTCCTTTTACCATGTGGTTTAACATCCCAATGTCTTTAACGCCATATTATGAGATAGCTTTTATTATAGAG GTGTTAGCAGTGTATCAACTCGGCTTATGTTACTTTTGTTTCGATAATTTTCTGTTCATGATGAACATTCACACGACTACTCAGTTCCGTATACTACGGCACAGACTAACGAATATAGAGAATACGAGTGAGGAAGAACACGATCAGAAGGGGCGTCTCTCATCTTCCACAGAGAAATGTTATGTTACGTTCAAGGGTTACGTTCAACAACACCAAGCTCTTATTAAGTTCTGCGAGAATCTTGAAGAAGCATACAATTTAGTTGTATTAGGGCAAATGCTTATTTTCAGCTTGTTAATTTGCCTCGATGGGTGTCAAGTACTTCTG ATAGATACAAGCAATGGGAAACGTTTCATTTTTGTGTTTCACTTGGTCAGCTGCGTAGGCCAACTGTTGATGTTCACCTATAGTTGCGACGGTTTAATACACGAAAGCGTGAACGTGGGTGCAGGTGCATACGAATCATTATGGCCGTGCTTGACAATGGACAAGTATGGAACCACGATGAGAAAAGATTTACTATTTGTACTGGCGAGATCGAAAGTACCTTGCTGTCTTACTGCCCGAGGATTCTGTGTTGTATCTTTGGGAACGTACACTAGT GTTTTAAGTACAGCAGTGTCGTACTTTACATTGTTGAGAAGCACTTTAGAGGATACAGACGCCAT aGCCCTACGTTTGGTAGATAACGGCGGCGCTCGACAGTACGCGTATAgtacatttcataatttttcccaGGACagagatttaaaatttttctacgCTTTAAAAAGTGAGTATAACTGTTCTACGCTATTATTAACACGAGTATATCTATAA